The Terriglobia bacterium sequence AATCTGGATGAAGGCGAAGGACAAGGTTCTGAGCACGACAGGGACACTAACGCTCGAAGCCCTGAAGGTGGCGCTTAGCTTCGTCATGAAACAGACGGTAACGGGCTGAGTCTATGGCTGCGTTTGATGCAAAACTCGTTGAGCTCGCCGGTCGTAATTGGCTCGCATCACAACTGCAGAGCGCAGGAATCGAGGTCGCCAGACCCGAGCGCGACCGCGGCGTGGACCTAATTGCTTACATCGACCGAGATCATCGCGTGCCGAAATTCATCGCGTGCCCCATTCAGATGAAAGCAGCTACGAAAGAAGTGTTCAGTATCAACGCGAAGTACGCGAGTTTTCCGGGGTTACTGCTAGTGTATGTCTGGAACCTCGGGGATTCGACAGCGACGAAATCTTACGCTCTTACAGACGAAGAGGCGCTAGCAGTTGCAGCGGAGATGGGCTGGTCGGAGACCGATTCGCGGCGAATACATGGAAGCTACTCGACTACACAGCCATCCAAACGTTTGCGTGCTTTGTTGGCTCGCTTCGAGATGAAAGCTGACAATTGGTTCAGCCGAATCTCCGGTAGTAAATGAAGAGGTTGCCGGCGCTAGATAGGAAAAGATTGGTTAGGCTTGTCGGCTGTGCCCTTCGTACACGGCGACCCTTGTGTTCATTGTGTCCAAAGCGCTCGCCGCACCCATCGGCCAAGTAACAATCCCAGGCAGCATGTAGAACCTGAAGCTCATTTCAATCGGCACGTTGATTTCAGCCAACAGCTTTGGCATTGCTTCGTTCAACGCAAGTTCAAGAGAGCATAGAGACCCAGGAACGTAGCTCAGTGCAGGCGCGACAACACTCAAAACAACCTTCTTAGCATTCAGTAACCCATTGTCTCTGTCGTACCCTAGCCCTTCAATGAACTTTCGCGAGAATATATAAATCAATCCATATTCGAGGATTTCGATAGCCGCCCTCAACGGAGTTTGCGAGTTTGCGCCAAGCTTTAGTTCGATAAATTCATATTCGGCAGGCGCAAATCGATGGACCAGGTCAATACGTCTACCCCCTTCATTTATGTCGGGCATCACGCCAGACGCGACCGGAACCATATTTACCCAATCGTCCCCGGTATCGCGTGCGATTGCTTTTTCGAATATCTTTTCGGCACTCTCATTCTTTTCGTCAATCTCCAGGACCTTCCGCCATCGCCAGTTTTGCTCTCCGCGGCAGGCGCATCTTGGCCAATTCGCTTCGATGAGATGGAACATGCCAATGAGTAGAGCATGGCCATCTATGTTCGAATAACCTGCCACACGCCGGTAAGACGCAAGATGCTTATAGTGCGGAGAAGTTCGTCCAATCTCCGCCACGCCGAAATGAGAATCAACGAAGTCATCGACTCCTTGAAGGAGGCTAGATGGAGAATCTAAAGGCGCGGTCGCAGAATCGACGTGGATCCCAACTATTTCTTGCATTCTTCGAAGGTCATCATTGGGAATCCGCGTCAGATCGACTGTGGAGGGACCCTCAACTTGTGTGCTCGCACGCAACTGATATTGGTAGGCGATACGAAAGCCTTGGCCTCGCGCACGTCGGGGTTGGCCCAAGCGCAGACCTGTGTAGGCATTGAAGATGCGCATGCTTGAACTGCCGTTGCGGTCATAGAACGCCCAGAACTGCGGAAGGCCGCCACCCTGGCTCGACCAAAACCGCCACACATGCTGTTCTGTCGCATCTGACGGGAGTTCTTGTCGAGTCCCTGCAGAAGGAAGTCTGTCGAATAACTCTCCACCGAGTGCTTTCAAGAATACGGTCGCAACATGTAGCGGACGTTTAGTGAGGCCCAAAGATGTCTCCGTTTGATTTATCGCGATCCGCCAGCTCGATTCAGGTGTTGGAGTGCGTGGGTCATCTACAAAACACACGTTTATGAGCCATGTGGGGATACAAACAATCTCTCGAAAGAAATAAAGGTACGCAAGCCGATTTGCGTATTGGTAGTATCGGCCCATCCAATCGGCTTTAGGATCAGCTCCAAACCATCGATTCGCTTTGGCGAGAGATGCGGCGATCTGGTTTCTCGCATCCCCGGTCGCTCCTGATCCCCTCTCGTTCCACATCTCTTCGGGATAGCTTTTCGCCTCGATCAGCAATACACCGAGATCCTCGGATTCAGGTACTCGGACTTTTGCTAAAGCATCCCAGCAAGGTCCACCGGGGGCCAAAAATCACCGAGTTCAGCAGCAAGGTGCGGATAACCAACACGGCCGAGGAATAGTTCATCTCTGTACTCTTCGTGTAGTTCACGTTCAACAGGTGATACCCACTCGAATGTCGCGAGCGTAAGTTCGGGCAGAGCCCCAGCGATGGCGAGGTGTAATGCATCTGAGCGCAGATTGACGTACGTTTGAATTTGTCGCTGGCTCCCTGCAAATGCGCGCCCGAATTCGTCAACCCTTTTTGTCATGGCGGTGGCGTACATCGATGTACGAACGTGGCACGGCTTTTCCATCACTCACAAGTCAAGATTTGCTGAGCTCTAACTCTAAGCGAATCCACGATTCTTCGATATATAAACTCGTTTCACGGAAGAACCTGAACAATAAATTCTCTAGTCTGGCGGTACGAGCCGTGTCTCCGTATTACGGCTCGGAATTGCTCTGGCGAGCACAAAAGTTGCGAGGTTCCCAATGTCCGACTTGGTGTCGAAAAAAGCCGTCGTGTCCGAAATTCGAAGCAGCGGCTCACATCGGTTTGGAGTCGTCTCTCTCCCGAAACACTCTGAATTACCACAACTTGTAGACACCCACGAGGCCGCCATAATCCTAGGACGGTCCTCCGCCACTCTCAAGCGCTGGCGACACGAGGGAATCGGCCCGGACTGGGTAGAACTCGAAGGCCGCGTCAGCTATGATGTCGCTGTTCTGGTTGACTATATTCGACGGAACACACGAGTCGCTTCCGTGCGGGCTGCAATGGAGGAAGCTCGTGAAGCTGTTTAAGAAAAAGAAGTCAGAGTTTTACTGGTATGACTTTACGGTTCGCGGGCAACGCTACCGCGGGTCGACAAAAGAAACGAACGCGGCTAGGGCCGGAAAGATTGCCGGCCTTAAGTTGGCCGAAGCTGTAGAAGGCAATGATCCGCTGGACAGAAAGGCTCCAACTTTGCGGGAGTTTTCGACGCGATTCTTGAAGTGGGTGAATGAAACCAATCTGGAATCCAAATCGAAGATTTACTACCGCGATGGCTGGCGCCTGCTGTCTCAAACAAAACTGACAGAGTTGCGATTGGATCAAATCTTCAACGATGTTGCCGAAAGGCAGAAGGTTTCAGGTTCAGCATCCAGTTTCAATTGCGCCATGCGGACGTTGAGCCGCATGCTTCACAAGGCGGAGGAGTGGAAGCTCATTCGTAAAGCTCCCAGGCTGAAGCGCGCAAAGGAATACGAACGCGTATTGAGACTTGACGAGGAAGCCGAGAAGAAACTCTTGGCGGCCGCCGTCAAATGCGGTTGGCGAACCAAAAGCTTGCAGCTCTTCGAGGACGTGGTCAAGCTAATGCGTGATACAGGGATGCGGAACAGACGAGAGCTTTACCGCACCAGAATCGAGAACATCGACTGGCAAAATCGGAACATCTTCATCCCTGACAGCAAGACACCGGAGGGCAGAAGAACGGTCCCGATGAGCGATAGAGTTGTCGAGATCCTGCGCCGCCGCTGCCGTGACAAGAAGGGCAACGAAAGGAAGGAAGGCTGGGTCTTTCCTGCTCGCAGGAAAACGGCGAAGGTCCCGTACATGTGTTCGATTGCAAAGCATTTTGCGGAGGCCCGAGAAAAGGCCGGTCTCCCCAAGAACCTCGTTCTTTATTGTGGCCGTCATGACTTCGGCACTGTGATTACCGCCCGGACGGGCAATCTCAAAGCGGTTATGAAAGTAATGGGTCACCGAGACGTGAAAACCGCGATGCGTTATCAACATCCTGAAGTTGATATCGTTCGCGCAGCACTCAATGGAAGCCAGGGTACAGCGTCGCAAAGTCGTACGTAAAAATTCTTACGGCACACTTTACGGCACACCCTGAAACTGGCAACTTCGTAAGTGATTGAAAAGATGGTGAGCGCGGTAGGAATCGAACCTACAACCTACTGATTAAGAGTCAGTTGCTCTGCCAGTTGAGCTACGCGCCCGTTCTCTGACTTTGACCTGAACTGCCTTTCCAGTTGAAAGGGAAGCATGTCGGCGAGGTCGTTCGGGCGATCGTGCGTGAATCCACGATCAACGTTACTTTAACAAATCCCTCCAAGAACCTGCAAGGCTGCTCTCTCAGCATCAGTTAGCTTCGCTATGAGAACAATCTGCGTCGCAGACGGAATCCTCACCAGAAGGTCTGAGGACGGTCCGGCCCCGTTTGACCGAATCTTCGAAACGCCGCCATGCGCAAGGGTTTTCGTCGGTCCTACGGCCGTGGCAGAATTTAGCGCTTGGCATGCGTGCTCAGGCTGGAACAGTATGTTCTCCTCTGGGACTCACTATGGCGGCGAGACAGGTTCTTCCTTTTCCCGATTTTGCCTATCGCAAGAATGTGGATGGCAGCTTCGACTCGATCTGCCTGTTTTGTTTTCAGACGGTGGCCACAGGTAAGTCGGTTGAGGAACTTACGGGTCGCGAGTTTGTGCATACACTGGAGTGCATAAGGAAGAAGCGACCTTCAGCGGATCATTCGGCGAGATAGCTTGACCCAACGGGCTTTTTGGGGGCAGTACCTGGGCAGACAGGAAAACGGTCCGGCAATTCGGACTGTTTCAGAAAAGTCCAGGACTCTTCACTATTCGATCTGCACCAATTGTTCAACATGTTGCTTCGCCGGCTCAGGCAGGAGTGTCTGCGGTGAACGCCAGAAATCCATGTAGCTGACCTGGTGAACGCAACTGACGGTACAGTGGGGCGCGCAACCCTTTACTGTCAGGAACTCGCGGCGGATATCTTCGGTGGTGTAGTCAACCAGCGGCTTCGCCGGATAACCGCGCTGCTGCGAGCAATAGTGCACGAGGCCGTCTTCGCAAACGTAGATGTAGCGGGCGCCGGCGCGGCACTTCCATTCATTAGGTTTACCGTGAGCGATGTTGTTCTGGAACCAGTTCAGCCGCGAGTAGTGCCGGCGCTCCATGCTCTTCATCTTGAGGAAGACTTCGCGGGCTGTATCGTTCAGTGGGCGAAGCTGGCCGTCACCGTCGTGGATGATGCCAACAGTCGAGGTGAAGCCAAGGACGCGGGCGCGGCGGCCGACTACCAGCGCGTCATGTGGGTCCTTGATGCCCCCGCCAACCACGCTGTTAATGTTGACGTGGAAGTCTGCGTGTTCGGACAGTAGTTGCAGTTTCTTGTCGAGTACCTTCAGGCTCTTCTTGCTGACCTCGTCGGGCATCACGTTATCAATGGAGATCTGCATATGATCGAGCCCCGCGTGGTTCAACCGACGAATGCGCTCGGCCGTCAATAGGAGGCCATTGGTGATCATCCCGGTGATGATGCCCTTGCTGCGGATGTAGCGGATCAACTCGTCGAGTTCTGGATGCAGCAGCGGTTCGCCACCACTGATCGTCACAATAGTGGTGCCCAGGCGGTGAAGATTATCGATGCGCTCACGCATGGTTGCGATCGGCACCGGCTTGCTGAAGTCGTCGTACTCGTTGCAATAGGTGCAGGAGAGATTGCACCGCCGCATCGGGATGATATGGGCCATGACGGGATGTTCGGTCGAGAGCAGGCCCTTGATGATCATGGCATACTCTCGCATCCGTCTGTGATACCCGATTAGTCTGCGGCGAATCCCCACGTTCCGCTTGGACATAAGTACTAAGGTTAGATTACATCATAGCCTTGATGCTCGCGGATAGGCGCAACGCGTCATACTGCGAAATTCTCAAACTGACCTGCGAAAAAGC is a genomic window containing:
- a CDS encoding radical SAM protein → MSKRNVGIRRRLIGYHRRMREYAMIIKGLLSTEHPVMAHIIPMRRCNLSCTYCNEYDDFSKPVPIATMRERIDNLHRLGTTIVTISGGEPLLHPELDELIRYIRSKGIITGMITNGLLLTAERIRRLNHAGLDHMQISIDNVMPDEVSKKSLKVLDKKLQLLSEHADFHVNINSVVGGGIKDPHDALVVGRRARVLGFTSTVGIIHDGDGQLRPLNDTAREVFLKMKSMERRHYSRLNWFQNNIAHGKPNEWKCRAGARYIYVCEDGLVHYCSQQRGYPAKPLVDYTTEDIRREFLTVKGCAPHCTVSCVHQVSYMDFWRSPQTLLPEPAKQHVEQLVQIE
- a CDS encoding DUF2513 domain-containing protein codes for the protein MEAKNLSGDEFVLWMAQRLTYSGHEFLDAARADTIWMKAKDKVLSTTGTLTLEALKVALSFVMKQTVTG
- a CDS encoding site-specific integrase, which produces MKLFKKKKSEFYWYDFTVRGQRYRGSTKETNAARAGKIAGLKLAEAVEGNDPLDRKAPTLREFSTRFLKWVNETNLESKSKIYYRDGWRLLSQTKLTELRLDQIFNDVAERQKVSGSASSFNCAMRTLSRMLHKAEEWKLIRKAPRLKRAKEYERVLRLDEEAEKKLLAAAVKCGWRTKSLQLFEDVVKLMRDTGMRNRRELYRTRIENIDWQNRNIFIPDSKTPEGRRTVPMSDRVVEILRRRCRDKKGNERKEGWVFPARRKTAKVPYMCSIAKHFAEAREKAGLPKNLVLYCGRHDFGTVITARTGNLKAVMKVMGHRDVKTAMRYQHPEVDIVRAALNGSQGTASQSRT